The Thiovulum sp. ES genomic interval TTGAATTGGCGAATAATATTCTCATATTTTACAAATGAATCTTCAAACTTCTTTAAAAGACAATATGAAAATTTCTGAATTCCTTTCTATCAAACAAATATCTTTTATTAAAGAGTTAAAGTCTTGACTTTACCGAACATTTTTCAATAAAAGATATTTAAATAAAAAAGTAGAAGAGACGATTATCACATTAGAATTTAAATCAAAATAGGGGTTTTATTGATGAAAACTTCAAGATTGAGTTTAGCTACTGCTTTAGCTTTAGGCTTAACTGCCTCCTCTCTCTCTGCTGCTAACACAGACTTAATTGATCTACCACTAAAAGACGAGCACTGGAGCTTTATCGGTGTTAAAAGTGGTTTTTCTGAGACAGCTTCTTCTGGATCAGTGTTTGACGAAAATATTTATGAAATTTCAGAAATTGAGATGATTGATGACAATCTTTCAGCAGAAGTTCATGGATCATCTGCTGATGGAAACTTGACAGTTTCTTTTTGGGTAATTGATCACAATCAAGAAATGGAATACTCTTCTGCAAAAATGTATGTTGAAGAGAGACAAAGTGATAGTACAAATATGCTGAATGAGATGTATGTTTATTCTGATGATGCGAACACAACTCCAACAATCAGAATTAGATACCAAGGTCAATACGAAACAAGTAATTTCTATTTGGAATTAAATGGTTCAGCAAATGTATATGAAGGTACTTTTGAGTCTCAAGCTGAATATGATGCTCCTCAAAAATTGACTCAACTTTCTGGTTCTGGAATGGCAAAAGATGTGAATCTTTCAATCAATTATGTTTGGGACTTAAATCTTTCTAACAATCCTGGTAGAAGTGGTATTGCTGGAACAAAGAATGACTACACAAAAACAGATTTTAAAGATGAAGTAACAGAAACAAAATATGCTGATACAACAATTCAGATTTATAATTATAACTCTGCAATGACATCTTGGGAAACTTGTATCACAGCAGCAGGTTCAGATGACTTGAGTAGTTGTGACTTTACAGAATTTGAACCTGGAAAAGGTTATTGGGTAAAAGCTGATAATGAGAATGACAGTGGTTTAATTCTTGGTGACGGAACATTAACCTCTGATGATTACACCCTTACAAATGGTTGGAATATGCTTGCTCTAAATGACTATGATATTGCTCCAAAAGGTGGAACAGCCTTATTAGTTGAATTGAATCAAACTGTAACTGCTGGACCAATTTCTTTTATTATTGAAGATGCTGAAGGAACAATTTCTCTAGAATTAAATAGTTCTCCTTATTATTATGGTGGAAGTGAGGCGAATCATTCAAAAATCTTACAAGTTTTCAACCAACAAATTGGAAGTTACATGAAAGACAACAATCTTTCAGATGTTTTCAATATTAGATTTTACGATGCAAATATTTCTAATACTGATAATAATGGAACACTTATAGTTTCAGATACAAAATTCAGAATTATGGAAAAAAGTACAAATCTTGATTTTGTGGGTAAAGTAACAACAGCTGGTGGAAGAGATCCAATTTCTTTGGTAACTGGAAGTCGTTCAGCAACAGACGATTTAGATGAAGCTGGAGTTTCTTCTGTGTTTGGTGAAACAGCTCTTGCTCTTCTCCGAATTGATGACGGAACTACAGAAAATTCTCTTTATCCTGAAGTTAGATTTTCAAAATATGGCTCTAGTGACACAAGAGATATAAACTTAAGCGATGTTTCCAGAGACTTGGACGATGAAAACAAATTTATTTCAAGCAGTATCTCTATTGATACAGATTTTGACGGAATTTATGATACTCTAGTTGTTGCTGATGAAAACGGAACAAATTTCTCAGTTCAAGATAAAACTTTTACAAGAAAATACCAAGTTATTGCTCCTCAATTAAATGGTGCAACAGCAGGAACAACTTTTATTCTTGATCTTGAGCAAAATAGAACCTCTGATTTAACAGTTAGTTTAACATCACATGCGGGTTATGATAGCATTGCAAATGCACTAACAAATATTATTGATGGAAACGGTAAAATTGATGGTGGTGATACAAAAGAACTCAATGCTTCTCATAACGGAGACGGATACATTTATGTTATGACTCCTAATCCAGACATTAGAAATTTTGCAATCACTCAAGCAGAAGGAAATCTATCTGTATTAAAACTTGTTTCTGGTGAAGGTGATGACAATGCTTCTGGAATTGTTAGCAACGTTTATTCACTTCAAAATCTTGCTCAAGCTCCAATCAATACTCAACACAAATATGATTTAAATATCTCATGTGCTACTATCGCTACTGCAAGTTCAGATGGTTATCTAGAATTTGAAATGCAGAATTTTTCTCACTATCCAAATAGAGTTGTTTCAAGCGAAGATGGAAATATTACTGTTAGATTTGGTCTTTGGGATGAAAGGAATACATCATCAAAAATTAGAACATATGCAGATAGCTACATGAGTGTTAGTGGAGTAATTGTTGGAACAGATTATGCTGGTGGTACCGCAGTTGATGTGAATTTTTCAGTTCCTTCAGAAGACTTAAATGAGACTTGTAATGCTCATGGAGGGGATGTAAGTGGAGTAACTAAGTTATTTTCAAATGCATTTAATAAATTCTTTACAGATACAAACACTTCATTTGAAGTTGAAGCAAGTTATAGTGATTCAAGTATAGTTTTAGTTGGAGATATAAACATAACAACTTTAGTTACAGCAGATGATGTTGTTCGTTTTGCTTTCTCAAGTGACACTACTTTTGCAGATACAGAAAACAACTACACAATTATTGTTTATGAGTCAAATCTTACAATTCCAACAGCAATTGAAAATCTTACTTATGATAAAGTTTATGCTGGTCAAATGAATACAGATGTTGAAAATCCTCTTTCTGTTCTTCAAAGAAAAACTGATGCTGATGGTAACAACTACAAAATCACAAAAATCTTAACAACAAATGAAGATGCTGATAGAATTTCTTGGAATTTCATTGACATGACAAAATATAGTAGTGGTTGGTTTGATGATAACGATCCATACAATATTTTCTCTTTCCATGGTGAAAAAGGATACTGGGTATTCCTCGATGGTGGTCATAGAAATCCATTAGGAAGTAGTGATGAAGCAGAATTTAATTCTGAAGATATCTCTTCTGCAGTATTTAAATATTCTCATGAATTTACAGGTGATGTGGATTCAACAGCCGCTTCTCCAAATGATGAAACAATCAACTGGAAGAAAAATGCGACAATGACAACAACAAATACACTTTATGATGGAACTGTTACTGTTGATGTTGGTGATATGCAAGATGCTTCTGAAATCGATAGAGCTATCTTGATGATTGATGGTGAAAAAATCACAATGACAAAATCTGGAAATGAGTATAGTGCTACTTTCTCAGAGTATCAACTTGAAGATTTTGGAACTGATTCAACTCTTGATGTAAATGTTAGTTTCTTTACAACTGATTTCTTTAGCAAAACTATTGGAATGACTCTTGATAATGAAGCTCCAACTCGACCAACAATTACAATCAATGATCCGTATTTGACAGATGTTACATTCAGTAGTTCTCCAGATACTGTTTATTTCCATATTTATGAAGGTGATATTAACGATTCAAAACCTCTTTCTCACCTTAAAAATACAGGAAATACACTTGTTGATTACAATATTTCTGCAGATGGCACAGATGGTTTAGCAACTGGATACAACTTCTGTGCAACTGTTCAAGAGTTTAATGATAATCTTGGTCTTTACCAATTTATCGCAGTTGATGGTGTAAGCAATAGTGGATACATTCTTGGCGATGATTACTATGGAGATATTTACTACAATAGAGTTTCAAATGTTGGATACATTCCAGATTCAAACAACAGTTACCCTATTTACAAAAACGCTTCAATTTACCAAATTCCTACTGATGGTGTAGATAGAATTCCTGTTCTTTATGGTTCAGATTGTAAGTCAGATTCTGTTGAACAACTTGTAAATGATGATTATGGTTTCTCTGCAACTTCTTTAAATGGTGCTGATTTCAATATTTCAATTGAAACAAACTCTTCTGTTCCTGCACTTGCTGAAGCTGGGGTAGATTCTCTTGCAACTGTAAAAGTAGCTGTAGATAACTTTGAAATTGGAAAAGTTCAGTTTAATGTTAATTATTATACAGAACACAATCAACCAGTTCTTTTTGCTTATAACGGTGGAATTTACAAAACAGATTTTGCAATTCTTGAGTGGAATTCCACAAAAGGTGCAACTGCTGGAACAGGTAATACTGGCACAGGTATGGGTACTATAAATCTTACAGATGCAAACAAATCTCTTCTTTCTGGTCAAGCAATTCTTGGTAGTGATTAAGAATCACTTTTAACTCTTGGAGGGAAACCTCCTCCCCTATTTTGGTATCTTTGAGAGGTCTCTCCTCTCTTTGATAGATATCGAAAACAAAAAAATATTTTTTTTCAAAGAAACTTTAAAAAGAGACTCTTAAAACCGATTTTTCTTATTATTTACAATTTTAAGGACTTGTTTTGATAAGAGTGGCTCTTTTAACAATTCTAATATCTTTATCACTACAAGCAGTAACAATTCCAAATGGTTGGTCTCTGCTTGGTAGTAGTTCGACAATAAATTTGTCTGAAAATTTTCCTGATGATGGAAACCATAAACTTATTTGGAGTTATAGAAATGGTGTCTGGTCAGCTTACGGAAATACTCAAACTTTAAAAAATGCAATAGCATCAAATGGAGTTTCTGAACTTTCTGAAATAGAGCCAAATATTGGGTTTTGGATTCAAAATGACGGAAATAGTTTCAACACATCACTTGATACAAATTCCTTAGGTTCTATTGAAATTAAAAGTGGTTGGAATCTTTTAGGAAATGGTTCAGCTTTAAATTTAGAAAAATTTAGCAATTTCCCACAATTAGCACTTTTTTGGAGTTATCAGAATAATCAGTGGTATCCATATGGAAATAGCGAAGCTTTAAAACAGGAAGTCTCAGACTCTGCTTTTACACCTCTCTCAACTTTGCCAGAAAATAGTGGTTTTTGGGTTTTAAATCTTGGTGGCGACATACTTTTTGAAAACTCTGAAGAAAATGGAACAATTTTTGGTAACTTAGATTTGCCAAGCGGTTTTGGTGAAGTTGGAGATTTAAATCTCTCTATTTTTAATCAAAACCAAAATTTAGTTTTTTCATCAAATTTAATTGATAGAAATTTCTCTTTTGAAAATGTACCAACTTGCTCAAATTGTATAGCTGTTCTATCAGGAACAAATTATTTAGGAACAGGAATAGAAAAAAGTGCAATTTCAATTTCAATTTCAGAAGGAACCTCATCGGAATTACCTTTTCCTCCAACTATTTTAGATTTACAAAAAACGAGTGGAGATAATTTACAACCAGATATTCTACACACTTATTTTGATACCCAAAATGGTCTTTTATCTTTGAATTTAACAGTTGCCGATCCTGAAGGTGATGCGATTGAGTGTGAAATAGATTGGGGCGATGGAGAAACTACAAAAACAGCTGATTGCTATCGAGAAGAAATAACTCATAAATACACTTCAGGTGGTATGAAGTTTCCAGTTCTTAGAATTTCCGATCAAACTCATAGTCGAGCAATTGGAGAAAGAGTTGAGGTTGAAATTCCTACAACTTTAGCAAGAACGGCTCCAAGAATTTTAGCTAGAGATGTAAATATCACAGAAAACAACACTCCAAAAATTCAACTCGTTAGTGATGAATTAGACTATAACTTTTTTAAACTGTCTTTCTTTGCTTTTGATTTTGACGGAGATAACTTAGAGTGTAATTTATCAATTATTGGTGAAGATTACAATATTACAGAATTCTTTCCAAGTTGTCGAGAGCAAACTTATGAAATAAATTTCCAAACTCTTGGTGAAAAAGCTGTCAGCATGTCTGTAACAGATGGACATTACACGGATTCTTACAGCTATGATGTAAATGTTACCTCTCTTCTTGATACACAACCAACTTTTCGTAGTGTTGTTGTAACACCATCTACAAATAGAGTTGCAAAAGTTTCTGGTGCATTGGCAATGCAGGTTCAAAGTCTGAAAATAGATTGGGGCGATGGAAATATCGAAACTTTCCAAACTTTTGACTCATTTGATTTGAATTTTTCAAAAAGATATGCTCTTGAAGGAACTTACACTTTAACAATTGAAGTTGCTGATGAAAATAATAATACATCAACAGGAAATCGCGAATTTGAAGTTTTAAACAATTATGCACCAGATATTGAAATTGTTGATTATCGTGCATCAAACGGTAAAGACATAACAATTACATGGGAAATTTCAGACCGAGATGATGACAAAATTGTTAATTCAACTCTGCTTTGGGGTGATGGTGATTTTGTAGAAATTGGAACAACTGGTACTTTAAATAATCTATATTTGGATCAGCCTGAAGATGCTTTAAAAATTGTTTCAGTTGATAGTCAAGGAAATACTAGAATTGAAGAATTACGAAATAGGATTTCAGTTCCTCCAAAAATTGTAAATTTAGAAACAGAAATCTTTAGAGAATATGTCTATCTTTTTGGTGAAATGCAAAGATCTGAAAAAGATTTTGACATCAATATTTCTTGGGGAGACGGAAATCTTTCAAATTTTGAAGCTTACACAGATTATACTTTGAAAGATGAGGGTTGGCATGAAATCAACTTAACACTTACAGAACAAGGTTGGCAAACTGCTGATTTAGATCTTGAAATTGATAGAAGTTCTCTTGCGAGTGGAGTTTTTGAGGATAAAATTTATATTGTTGGCGGATATGACGGATATGATTTTAGTTCAGCAGTTGAGGAATTTCGAGAAAGCTCTCTTTCACTGTCGTCAAAATCAGAAATGCCAACAGCTCGGGGATATTTAGGTGCAGTTGGATTTAATGGAAAAATCTATACAGTTGGTGGTTCTGGATATAAATGGCAAGAATTTGAAATTTATGATGTTGCAACCGACAAATGGACAAAAGCAAATAGAGTCCCTACTCCTAGAATTTATATGGGTGTTGAAGCTGTAAATTATAAAGTTTTTGCAATCGGTGGTTTTGGTCTTGATTGGAATGAAGTTGAAATTTACGATATTCACAATAGTGTTTGGACTGGCGGACGAGATATGCCAACAGCCCGAGGTGGATTGACAACAACAGCAGTCGAAAGTAAAATTTATGCAATCGGTGGTTTCTCTAAAAAAGACAATAAATATACGAATAAAGTTGAAGTTTATGACACAATTTTAAATACTTGGACAACAGTATCTTCTCTTCAAACTCCTCGAGCTTATCACACATCTTTTTACTATAACAATAAAATTTATGTAGTTGGAGGTGTTGGTTTAATTGATGGTGTTGAAACTTATCTTGACACTGTTGAAATTTTTGACTTAGAAACTGAAAAATGGAGTTACGGTGAAAATCTTTCTAGCCCAAGAGCTTATGCTACTGGTTCTCTAATTCTTGATAGAAATGGTCGTGTTGGTAGATACTATCTTTTTGGTGGAAAGAAAAGTGATTATGAAAGGATCGGTTTAGTTGAACTCTATTCTCCAGATTATAGTTATGTTGAAAATAATTCAACTTTTATAAATTTTAGAGATGGTAGTCTCTATCTTGAAGCACTTTCACATAAATATTCACAAGATGGAAATTACACAGCAACTGTTAAATTTATTGATAGAGATTTCTTGATTGCTAAAAAGTCTTTCAATATAGAAATTGACAGAAGTTCAAAAATTGATTTATCAAAACTTGTAATTGAGAGAAATAATGAATTGCGAGAATTGATATTCTCTGGAGAAGTTAGTTTTAAAGATACAAATATTACTTCTGCAAAAATTTATTGGGGCGATTCTGTTGTAAATATTTATGACTTTGATGAGTTCAATATCTCAAAACTTTTCTATGTTGATGATGTGAATGTTACTTTTGAATTTACAGACCACCTTGGTGAAACTGTTCGTTTTGAAAAGGTAATTTGGATTGAGAGTGAACTTCCAAAAATTGATCAAGCTCCACCAGAACTTGTATTTAGCGAAAATAATATTTCTTTTCCTATTCATATTATCGATAGGCTTTCTGGAGTTACACACTATAAATTGAGCGATCAAAATAATTCTATTGATGGTGAATGGATTGAAGTTGATAATTTTGAACAAGACCAAAATGCCACTGGATATGATATTCCTGGAGAAGGAAACATTACAATTCACATCGATGATTTAAATGATTCTCGAAGATATTTTATTTATTTAAAAGATGAAGCTGAAAATATTTCTGATTTAAATGATTCTGAAATTTACACTTTTGATCCAAAAGATAAAGGAATTTTAGACATTATTTACGATATTACAGCTCCAAAACAGAGACTCTTTTCTCCAACAGGAACTTTGTCAGCAGAAACTGGATACATGTGGAAATAT includes:
- a CDS encoding hypothetical protein (PFAM: Kelch motif), giving the protein MIRVALLTILISLSLQAVTIPNGWSLLGSSSTINLSENFPDDGNHKLIWSYRNGVWSAYGNTQTLKNAIASNGVSELSEIEPNIGFWIQNDGNSFNTSLDTNSLGSIEIKSGWNLLGNGSALNLEKFSNFPQLALFWSYQNNQWYPYGNSEALKQEVSDSAFTPLSTLPENSGFWVLNLGGDILFENSEENGTIFGNLDLPSGFGEVGDLNLSIFNQNQNLVFSSNLIDRNFSFENVPTCSNCIAVLSGTNYLGTGIEKSAISISISEGTSSELPFPPTILDLQKTSGDNLQPDILHTYFDTQNGLLSLNLTVADPEGDAIECEIDWGDGETTKTADCYREEITHKYTSGGMKFPVLRISDQTHSRAIGERVEVEIPTTLARTAPRILARDVNITENNTPKIQLVSDELDYNFFKLSFFAFDFDGDNLECNLSIIGEDYNITEFFPSCREQTYEINFQTLGEKAVSMSVTDGHYTDSYSYDVNVTSLLDTQPTFRSVVVTPSTNRVAKVSGALAMQVQSLKIDWGDGNIETFQTFDSFDLNFSKRYALEGTYTLTIEVADENNNTSTGNREFEVLNNYAPDIEIVDYRASNGKDITITWEISDRDDDKIVNSTLLWGDGDFVEIGTTGTLNNLYLDQPEDALKIVSVDSQGNTRIEELRNRISVPPKIVNLETEIFREYVYLFGEMQRSEKDFDINISWGDGNLSNFEAYTDYTLKDEGWHEINLTLTEQGWQTADLDLEIDRSSLASGVFEDKIYIVGGYDGYDFSSAVEEFRESSLSLSSKSEMPTARGYLGAVGFNGKIYTVGGSGYKWQEFEIYDVATDKWTKANRVPTPRIYMGVEAVNYKVFAIGGFGLDWNEVEIYDIHNSVWTGGRDMPTARGGLTTTAVESKIYAIGGFSKKDNKYTNKVEVYDTILNTWTTVSSLQTPRAYHTSFYYNNKIYVVGGVGLIDGVETYLDTVEIFDLETEKWSYGENLSSPRAYATGSLILDRNGRVGRYYLFGGKKSDYERIGLVELYSPDYSYVENNSTFINFRDGSLYLEALSHKYSQDGNYTATVKFIDRDFLIAKKSFNIEIDRSSKIDLSKLVIERNNELRELIFSGEVSFKDTNITSAKIYWGDSVVNIYDFDEFNISKLFYVDDVNVTFEFTDHLGETVRFEKVIWIESELPKIDQAPPELVFSENNISFPIHIIDRLSGVTHYKLSDQNNSIDGEWIEVDNFEQDQNATGYDIPGEGNITIHIDDLNDSRRYFIYLKDEAENISDLNDSEIYTFDPKDKGILDIIYDITAPKQRLFSPTGTLSAETGYMWKYIYSSNMYMQDDYKINKGYFGFEENKSNRKYFDINLSDANLSIEYNVTSFYVEGPESDCNLSEDFNFTASAISDVCTFTMDSNTSYYIVVRNQKTKEVLQSYNADFKEEANRLYYLELIDFAGHTFEKMFFTDTNGVIRDDRKAPEVNGTLSFPSTQTGSKELYYEMLEDTGTEKFHEVHEDYVGNVPLRFNDRNITIEVSFKDDYSGVTEYAVSTYNDMIEKTQVWHEFTGRTLDQNGTIYHILDIEDGDHNLYFQLRDLAKNETLGFEMNITLDTTKPEPTFIPFVQNMTIKLEAKDNIELGSWYFGEESSPADSEFLNLDSSLKETTVYQDFNFLYGKTYYGIMRDGFGHQFKKEFDSTDTKYFIDDTAPTIISGLDVLVPETNESKFFLTIASEDNFYGVNAYAVTTSSEMPEKWVNGDGNYTRDLRMYDTNQTFTFWLRDIGGNIGSVTKEVVFDNIAPTAKFIPNVADEEAIVVGLDNWKLKSFYFGTNRNPSDSDFVEFYEEHSHEMNETIFNFDFESNTTYYGFVRDYIGYTSDEFRLTEANLTDTTPAIIRDMNYTNITNDGLISFDLYALDDFSPLNLYKIGENGSWEDWGTDPITNGTYQIHLDGNLTYNLNVYVRDESNNTSLPYPIIIYFDEAVPSLSWRSGAEMPDNLKNMAVATSGDYIYTFTGESETLREEIYKYDFSTDTWSSISDEVSIPRKNSFAIELNSKIYLIGGFDGLYHREDIEVFDVATETLSDGDDLTTWRTPSGVVEANSSIFVAGGVNEDGNITSIEKSTTATGGWTELDGSLSENYKNYSVISFDDDIYTIGGENSNGVSNELTKLGATSSTSQFSVARTEHNSIVLDGKIYVLGGIDENGTLLDRGERNISTTTWENLPPIPSPRKGFGLATLDESIFLLGGESENGNPLSDVDILQTKIFSLNPNGNSVRLVAEDNLYLSEYYFGTTQVPADSDFTVFHTENNERESNWTVSKVDLNISISSSGTYYGILRDVAGNERNETVVIP